Proteins encoded by one window of Phenylobacterium soli:
- a CDS encoding inner membrane-spanning protein YciB, whose protein sequence is MNQRTRDWIRYFVDYSALVVFLVAFFATGRNLPQATWWLVGGSAVALLVGAIVERRVAPFPAIAGGAALVFGGLSLFFHDPRLLKIKPTVMNLVFAVVLFAGLALRKHPLKLLLGETFDMPEDAWRKLTLRYGLFFLFLAIANEAVWRTQSDSTWVLFRFPGLLILTVIFSVTQAPFLAKYIRAEDMPPPPTE, encoded by the coding sequence ATGAACCAGCGGACGCGGGACTGGATCCGCTACTTCGTCGACTACTCGGCCCTGGTCGTCTTCCTGGTCGCGTTCTTCGCCACCGGCCGCAACCTGCCCCAGGCGACCTGGTGGCTGGTGGGCGGCTCGGCCGTGGCTCTGCTGGTCGGCGCAATCGTCGAGCGCCGCGTCGCGCCGTTCCCGGCCATCGCCGGCGGCGCGGCCCTGGTGTTCGGCGGCCTGTCGCTGTTCTTCCACGACCCGCGGCTCCTGAAGATCAAGCCGACGGTGATGAACCTCGTCTTCGCGGTGGTGCTGTTCGCCGGCCTGGCCCTGCGCAAGCACCCGCTGAAGCTGCTGCTGGGCGAGACCTTCGACATGCCCGAGGACGCCTGGCGCAAGCTCACCCTGCGCTACGGCCTGTTCTTCCTGTTCCTGGCGATCGCCAACGAGGCGGTCTGGCGGACACAGAGCGACTCGACCTGGGTGCTGTTCCGCTTTCCCGGCCTGCTCATCCTGACGGTGATCTTCTCGGTCACCCAGGCGCCGTTCCTGGCCAAGTACATCCGCGCCGAGGACATGCCGCCCCCACCCACGGAGTAG
- a CDS encoding DsbE family thiol:disulfide interchange protein — protein MSRWLTFLPLVVLLGLGVLFATFGLHHNPQVQPKAMVGKPVPDLALPSLDDGTPVKLREIAGGKPVIVNFFASWCAPCEIEAPVLMQMKAQGVRMVGIAYKDAPANTQGFLNRLGDPFAQRLVDRDGAAGIEFGVTGVPETYLVGADGVILDKHTGPLEAADAKALAARMLTSR, from the coding sequence ATGAGCCGCTGGCTGACGTTCCTGCCGCTCGTCGTGCTCCTCGGCCTCGGCGTCCTCTTCGCCACCTTCGGCCTGCACCACAATCCGCAGGTCCAGCCCAAGGCCATGGTCGGCAAGCCGGTCCCTGACCTCGCCCTGCCCTCGCTGGACGACGGGACGCCGGTGAAGCTGCGCGAGATCGCCGGCGGCAAGCCGGTCATCGTCAACTTCTTCGCCTCCTGGTGCGCGCCCTGCGAGATCGAGGCGCCGGTGTTGATGCAGATGAAGGCCCAAGGCGTCCGCATGGTCGGGATCGCCTACAAGGACGCGCCGGCCAACACCCAGGGCTTCCTGAACCGGCTGGGCGACCCCTTCGCCCAGCGGCTCGTCGACCGCGACGGCGCCGCCGGCATCGAGTTCGGCGTCACCGGCGTGCCGGAGACCTATCTCGTCGGCGCCGACGGCGTGATCCTCGACAAGCACACCGGTCCGCTCGAGGCGGCGGACGCCAAGGCGTTGGCCGCGCGGATGTTAACCTCTCGTTGA
- the ccmD gene encoding heme exporter protein CcmD, whose protein sequence is MKDYSAYIWPAYGVTILMFAGLIWTSLAHARRWRKKAQERGVK, encoded by the coding sequence ATGAAAGACTATTCCGCCTACATCTGGCCGGCCTATGGCGTGACCATCCTGATGTTCGCCGGCCTGATCTGGACCTCGCTCGCCCACGCACGGCGCTGGCGGAAGAAGGCGCAGGAGCGGGGCGTCAAATGA
- the ccmC gene encoding heme ABC transporter permease CcmC: MIPAPAFLANPERFMAFSRWAAPMFGVIAAVLAAAGLWLGFTAPADYQQGMTVQIMFIHVPAAWMSMFVYLCLGVASLLALVFRHVLADAAAQAAAPLGAGFTLLALVTGSLWGRPMWGAWWVWDARLTSVLVLFLLYVAYIALRASIDDEAKAGRAAAILALVGAINLPIIHFSVNWWNTLHQGASVFRLGGPTLATVYLWPLLLMGLAYMSAFGALWLVRIRGEVWRRRAEAAALRAARA; encoded by the coding sequence ATGATCCCGGCCCCCGCCTTCCTGGCCAATCCGGAGCGGTTCATGGCGTTCTCGCGCTGGGCCGCGCCGATGTTCGGCGTCATCGCCGCCGTGCTGGCGGCCGCCGGCCTGTGGCTCGGCTTCACCGCCCCCGCCGACTACCAGCAGGGCATGACGGTCCAGATCATGTTCATCCACGTGCCGGCGGCCTGGATGAGCATGTTCGTCTATCTCTGCCTCGGCGTCGCCAGCCTGCTGGCGCTGGTGTTCCGCCATGTGCTGGCGGACGCCGCCGCCCAGGCCGCGGCGCCCCTCGGCGCGGGCTTCACCCTCCTGGCCCTCGTCACCGGCTCGCTGTGGGGCCGGCCGATGTGGGGCGCCTGGTGGGTGTGGGACGCGCGCCTCACCTCCGTGCTGGTGCTGTTCCTGCTCTACGTCGCCTACATCGCCCTGCGCGCCTCCATCGACGACGAGGCCAAGGCCGGGCGGGCCGCGGCGATCCTGGCGCTGGTCGGCGCGATCAACCTGCCGATCATCCATTTCTCGGTGAACTGGTGGAACACCCTTCACCAGGGCGCATCCGTGTTCCGGCTCGGCGGCCCGACGCTCGCCACGGTCTACCTCTGGCCGCTGCTGCTGATGGGCCTGGCCTACATGTCGGCGTTCGGCGCGCTGTGGCTGGTCAGAATCCGCGGCGAGGTCTGGCGACGGCGCGCCGAGGCGGCCGCCCTGCGCGCCGCGAGAGCTTGA
- a CDS encoding Spy/CpxP family protein refolding chaperone, whose translation MKLTSIALAAALSLTAGASLAQPAPAPAPGAHQHMMMREHMDPAQMAERHAQHLRDALQLRPDQEPALKALIAAMQPPPGAMDRMRGEHEAMGKLTTPQRLDRMQAMMAEHQSRFAQHADAIKRFYAQLSPTQQKAFDAMPMMGHGMMGGHGMMGEGMKGHGMKDHEMGHRMHGAMPGAPGAPPAPLAH comes from the coding sequence ATGAAACTGACCAGCATCGCTCTCGCCGCCGCGCTCAGCCTGACCGCCGGCGCGAGCCTCGCCCAGCCGGCCCCGGCGCCGGCTCCGGGCGCCCACCAGCACATGATGATGCGCGAGCACATGGACCCGGCCCAGATGGCCGAGCGCCACGCCCAGCATCTGCGCGACGCCCTGCAGCTGCGGCCCGACCAGGAGCCGGCGCTCAAGGCCCTGATCGCCGCCATGCAGCCGCCGCCCGGCGCCATGGACAGGATGCGCGGCGAACACGAGGCCATGGGCAAGCTCACCACGCCCCAGCGCCTCGACCGCATGCAGGCGATGATGGCCGAGCACCAGTCGCGCTTCGCCCAGCACGCCGACGCCATCAAGCGCTTCTACGCCCAGCTCAGCCCGACCCAGCAGAAGGCGTTCGACGCCATGCCGATGATGGGTCACGGCATGATGGGCGGCCACGGCATGATGGGTGAGGGCATGAAGGGCCACGGCATGAAGGACCACGAAATGGGCCACCGGATGCACGGCGCCATGCCGGGCGCACCCGGCGCTCCGCCCGCCCCGCTGGCCCACTGA
- the ccmB gene encoding heme exporter protein CcmB, translated as MSSLGTLLRRETALAWGRGGGPLVTVGFYAGVATLLPLAIGPDSQKLAAVATGAAWVALALASLLSLERLFERDYEDGALDLLTLSTTPLELTCAVKCLGQWLATGAPLALAAPIAAISLGADVRLAPMIFLCALAGGLAFAFLGGIGAALSLGARRGGLLTAVIVLPLFVPPVIFGGGALAAYAGGLPWQGGMALLGAYAAAAVAVGPLAMAGACRNALS; from the coding sequence GTGAGTTCGCTGGGGACCCTGCTGCGGCGCGAGACGGCGCTGGCCTGGGGCCGCGGCGGCGGACCGCTGGTCACGGTGGGCTTCTACGCCGGGGTCGCCACCCTGCTGCCGCTGGCCATCGGCCCGGACAGCCAGAAGCTCGCCGCCGTCGCCACCGGTGCGGCCTGGGTGGCTCTGGCGCTCGCCTCGCTGCTGTCGCTCGAGCGCCTCTTCGAGCGCGACTACGAGGACGGGGCGCTGGACCTCCTGACCCTGTCGACGACGCCCCTGGAGCTGACCTGCGCGGTCAAATGCCTGGGCCAGTGGCTGGCCACCGGCGCGCCCCTGGCGCTGGCCGCGCCGATCGCGGCGATCAGCCTCGGGGCCGACGTCCGCCTGGCGCCGATGATCTTCCTCTGCGCCCTGGCCGGCGGCCTCGCTTTCGCCTTCCTCGGCGGCATCGGGGCGGCCCTGAGCCTCGGCGCCCGGCGCGGCGGGCTGCTGACCGCGGTGATCGTCCTGCCGCTGTTCGTGCCGCCGGTGATCTTCGGCGGCGGGGCGCTCGCCGCCTATGCGGGCGGCCTGCCCTGGCAGGGCGGCATGGCGCTGCTGGGGGCCTATGCCGCCGCCGCCGTGGCCGTGGGCCCCCTGGCCATGGCCGGGGCCTGCCGCAACGCCCTCTCCTGA
- the ccmA gene encoding heme ABC exporter ATP-binding protein CcmA yields MIHALRIEALAVRRGGRLLFENLALELGPGEACALIGPNGSGKTSLLRAVAGLVRPEAGEIVFDGAEADTARGEGLHFISHQDGLKPARTAWEELRFWSAWCGADEAHARAAAEALELVPLLDLEVRRLSAGQRRRLALARLLAAPRPLWLLDEPLSPLDARWRGRFGEIMADHLGRGGLILAAVHDPLPGATKTLEIPS; encoded by the coding sequence TTGATTCACGCGCTCAGGATCGAAGCCCTCGCGGTGCGCCGGGGCGGCCGTCTGCTGTTCGAAAACCTGGCCCTGGAGCTCGGGCCCGGCGAGGCGTGCGCGCTCATCGGACCGAACGGATCGGGCAAGACCAGCCTGCTGCGCGCGGTGGCGGGCCTGGTGCGTCCGGAGGCCGGCGAGATCGTCTTCGACGGCGCCGAGGCCGACACCGCCCGCGGCGAGGGCCTGCACTTCATCAGCCACCAGGACGGGCTCAAGCCCGCCCGCACCGCCTGGGAGGAGCTGCGCTTCTGGAGCGCCTGGTGCGGCGCCGACGAGGCCCACGCCCGGGCCGCGGCCGAGGCGCTGGAGCTCGTTCCCCTGCTCGACCTCGAGGTCCGCCGCCTGTCCGCCGGCCAGCGGCGGCGCCTCGCGCTCGCCCGCCTGCTGGCCGCGCCCCGGCCGCTGTGGCTGCTGGACGAGCCGCTCAGCCCGCTCGACGCGCGCTGGCGCGGCCGCTTCGGCGAGATCATGGCCGATCACCTGGGCCGCGGCGGCCTTATCCTGGCCGCCGTGCACGATCCCCTGCCCGGCGCCACCAAGACCCTGGAGATCCCGTCGTGA
- the acnA gene encoding aconitate hydratase AcnA: protein MASVDSLKTRRELVVGDKTYAYYSLRAAEEAGLSGVSRLPNSMKVLLENLLRNEDGDSVSADDLKAVAAWLENRGSVEHEISFRPARVLMQDFTGVPAVVDLAAMRDAMVNLGANPEKINPLNPVDLVIDHSVMVDYFGTAKAFGENVEREYERNMERYRFLRWGSSAFNNFRVVPPGTGICHQVNLEYLAQTVWTNSDEGQEVAYPDTVVGTDSHTTMINGLSVLGWGVGGIEAEAAMLGQPIPMLIPEVIGFRLDGKLPDGATATDLVLTVTQMLRKKGVVGKFVEFYGPGLANLTLEDQATIANMAPEYGATCGFFPVSHATIDYLKATNRDPARVELVEAYAKAQGLWHDPSDPDPIFTDTLELDLASVLPSMAGPKRPQDRVLLSDASSEFKAAMAGEFNKADEINKRVGVDGENFDIGNGDVVIAAITSCTNTSNPSVLIAAGLVAKKAVEKGLKVKPWVKTSLAPGSQVVTDYLKAAGLTKSLDALGFNLVGYGCTTCIGNSGPLPEPISEAINKNDLVAVSVLSGNRNFEGRVNPDVRANYLASPPLVVAYALAGSMLVDLDKDPIGEGKDGKPVYLKDIWPTTEEVTALQRKHVTGKMFASRYGDVFKGDKNWQGIKVAGGQTYSWDMGSTYVQNPPYFQGMGMEPEAVKDVIEARVLGVFGDSITTDHISPAGSIKATSPAGVYLRERQVPQSEFNSYGARRGNHEIMMRGTFANIRIRNRITPDIEGGVTKHFPSGEVMSIYDAAMRYQGEGRPLVVFAGKEYGTGSSRDWAAKGTKLLGVRAVIAESFERIHRSNLVGMGVLPLQFIQEGWHKLGLTGEEIVSIRGLTDLSPRKQLIVELYRATDGRIARFPVRCRIDTPTELEYFKNGGVLNYVLRNLARQG from the coding sequence ATGGCGTCAGTGGACAGCCTGAAAACCCGCCGCGAACTCGTGGTGGGTGACAAGACCTATGCTTACTACAGCCTTCGCGCGGCCGAGGAAGCCGGACTTTCGGGCGTCTCGCGCCTTCCGAACTCGATGAAGGTCCTTCTGGAGAACCTGCTCCGCAACGAGGACGGCGACTCCGTGAGCGCCGACGACCTCAAGGCGGTCGCCGCCTGGCTCGAGAACAGGGGCTCGGTCGAGCACGAGATCAGCTTCCGCCCGGCGCGCGTGCTGATGCAGGACTTCACCGGCGTCCCGGCCGTCGTCGACCTCGCCGCCATGCGCGACGCCATGGTCAACCTCGGCGCCAATCCGGAGAAGATCAACCCGCTGAACCCGGTGGACCTGGTCATCGACCACTCGGTGATGGTCGACTACTTCGGCACCGCCAAGGCCTTCGGCGAGAACGTCGAGCGCGAGTACGAGCGCAACATGGAGCGCTACCGCTTCCTGCGCTGGGGCTCCTCGGCCTTCAACAACTTCCGCGTCGTGCCGCCCGGCACCGGCATCTGCCACCAGGTTAACCTCGAGTACCTGGCCCAGACTGTCTGGACGAACTCGGACGAGGGCCAGGAAGTGGCCTATCCGGACACCGTCGTCGGCACCGACAGCCACACCACCATGATCAACGGCCTGTCGGTCCTCGGCTGGGGCGTCGGCGGCATCGAGGCCGAGGCCGCCATGCTCGGCCAGCCGATCCCGATGCTGATCCCGGAAGTCATCGGCTTCCGCCTCGACGGCAAGCTGCCCGACGGCGCCACGGCCACCGACCTGGTGCTGACCGTCACCCAGATGCTCCGCAAGAAGGGTGTGGTCGGCAAGTTCGTGGAGTTCTACGGCCCGGGCCTCGCCAACCTGACCCTGGAAGACCAGGCGACCATCGCCAACATGGCCCCGGAATACGGCGCCACCTGCGGCTTCTTCCCGGTCAGCCACGCGACCATCGACTACCTCAAGGCCACCAACCGCGACCCGGCCCGCGTCGAGCTCGTCGAGGCCTACGCCAAGGCCCAGGGCCTGTGGCACGACCCGTCCGATCCGGACCCCATCTTCACCGACACCCTCGAGCTCGACCTCGCCTCGGTGCTGCCGTCCATGGCCGGCCCGAAGCGTCCGCAGGACCGGGTGCTGCTCTCCGACGCGTCCAGCGAATTCAAGGCCGCCATGGCCGGTGAGTTCAACAAGGCCGACGAGATCAACAAGCGCGTCGGCGTCGACGGCGAGAACTTCGACATCGGCAACGGCGACGTGGTGATCGCCGCCATCACCTCCTGCACCAACACCTCCAACCCTTCGGTGCTGATCGCCGCCGGCCTCGTGGCCAAGAAGGCGGTCGAGAAGGGCCTGAAGGTGAAGCCGTGGGTGAAGACCTCGCTGGCGCCCGGCTCGCAGGTGGTCACCGACTACCTGAAGGCCGCCGGCCTGACGAAGTCGCTCGACGCGCTCGGCTTCAACCTGGTGGGCTACGGCTGCACCACCTGCATCGGCAATTCCGGCCCGCTGCCGGAGCCGATCTCCGAGGCGATCAACAAGAACGACCTGGTGGCCGTCTCGGTGCTCTCGGGCAACCGCAACTTCGAAGGCCGCGTGAACCCGGACGTGCGCGCCAACTACCTGGCCTCGCCGCCGCTGGTGGTGGCCTACGCGCTCGCCGGCTCCATGCTGGTCGACCTCGACAAGGATCCGATCGGCGAGGGCAAGGACGGCAAGCCGGTCTATCTGAAGGACATCTGGCCGACGACCGAGGAGGTCACCGCCCTTCAGCGCAAGCACGTCACCGGCAAGATGTTCGCCAGCCGCTACGGCGACGTCTTCAAGGGCGACAAGAACTGGCAAGGCATCAAGGTCGCCGGCGGCCAGACCTATTCCTGGGACATGGGCTCCACCTACGTGCAGAACCCGCCCTACTTCCAGGGCATGGGCATGGAGCCGGAGGCGGTGAAGGACGTCATCGAGGCGCGCGTTCTGGGCGTCTTCGGCGACTCGATCACCACCGACCACATCTCGCCCGCCGGCTCGATCAAGGCGACCTCGCCGGCCGGGGTCTACCTGCGTGAGCGCCAGGTGCCGCAGTCGGAGTTCAACTCCTACGGCGCGCGTCGCGGCAACCACGAGATCATGATGCGCGGCACCTTCGCCAACATCCGGATCCGCAACCGCATCACCCCCGACATCGAGGGCGGGGTGACCAAGCACTTCCCCTCGGGCGAGGTCATGTCGATCTACGACGCGGCCATGCGCTACCAGGGCGAGGGCCGTCCGCTGGTGGTGTTCGCCGGCAAGGAATACGGCACCGGGTCGTCGCGCGACTGGGCGGCCAAGGGCACCAAGCTGCTGGGCGTCCGCGCGGTCATCGCCGAGAGCTTCGAGCGCATCCACCGCTCGAACCTCGTCGGCATGGGCGTGCTGCCGCTGCAGTTCATCCAGGAAGGCTGGCACAAGCTCGGCCTGACCGGCGAGGAGATCGTCTCTATCCGCGGCCTCACCGACCTGTCGCCGCGCAAGCAGCTGATCGTCGAGCTCTACCGGGCCACCGACGGCCGCATCGCCCGCTTCCCGGTGCGCTGCCGCATCGATACGCCCACCGAGCTCGAATACTTCAAGAACGGCGGCGTCCTGAACTACGTGCTGCGCAACCTCGCGCGGCAGGGCTAA
- a CDS encoding DUF1223 domain-containing protein translates to MRKAALLGLILLALPAAAAAKTPVVVELYTAQGCGACGDANAYAAKLAEQKGVLVLTFPVDYWDYLGWADTFAKPEFAERQKAYVAKLSLHEPYTPQVVVDGRVQASGAKTEKVERLVKEAAKAGHNPPDIRFIAAGRRVDVGSGRPPKGGAEVWLVRYDPREQDVAVKSGDNKGQTIVQKNVVREVKRLGAWKGRPVAFRLPKRTDEGLKTVVIVQAAKGGRILGVAQAKN, encoded by the coding sequence ATGCGGAAAGCCGCGCTTCTTGGTCTGATCCTGCTCGCCCTTCCTGCGGCCGCCGCCGCGAAGACGCCGGTGGTGGTCGAGCTCTACACCGCCCAGGGCTGCGGCGCCTGCGGCGATGCGAACGCCTATGCGGCCAAGCTGGCCGAGCAGAAGGGCGTCCTCGTCCTCACCTTCCCGGTGGACTACTGGGACTACCTCGGCTGGGCCGACACCTTCGCCAAGCCCGAGTTCGCCGAGCGCCAGAAGGCCTATGTGGCCAAGCTCTCCCTGCACGAGCCCTATACGCCCCAGGTCGTGGTCGACGGCCGGGTCCAGGCCTCGGGCGCCAAGACCGAGAAGGTCGAGCGCCTGGTGAAGGAGGCCGCCAAGGCCGGCCACAATCCGCCCGACATCCGCTTCATCGCCGCCGGCCGGCGCGTCGACGTGGGATCCGGTCGTCCGCCCAAGGGCGGCGCCGAGGTCTGGCTCGTCCGCTACGACCCGCGCGAGCAGGACGTCGCCGTCAAGAGCGGCGACAACAAGGGCCAGACCATCGTCCAGAAGAACGTCGTGCGCGAGGTGAAACGCCTCGGCGCCTGGAAGGGGCGCCCGGTCGCCTTCCGCCTGCCCAAGCGCACCGACGAGGGCCTCAAGACCGTGGTCATCGTCCAGGCCGCCAAGGGCGGCCGCATCCTCGGCGTCGCCCAGGCCAAGAACTGA
- a CDS encoding DUF2794 domain-containing protein — translation MAFDPPQQSTPRPGPSSGPTRVFFDRRELNRLLNLYGRMVAAGEWRDYGIDGLSEAAVFSVFERASEAPLYRIEKRPALAKRQGAWAVVGRGGLILRRGHELEQVLRFFDKGRFKVVD, via the coding sequence ATGGCATTCGATCCGCCTCAGCAGTCCACGCCGCGTCCCGGCCCCTCGTCCGGCCCGACGCGGGTGTTCTTCGACCGCCGAGAGCTCAACCGGCTCCTCAACCTCTATGGCCGCATGGTCGCCGCCGGCGAGTGGCGCGACTACGGTATCGACGGGCTCTCTGAGGCCGCCGTCTTCTCCGTGTTCGAGCGCGCCTCCGAGGCGCCGCTCTACCGCATCGAGAAGCGCCCGGCGCTCGCCAAGCGCCAGGGCGCCTGGGCGGTGGTCGGGCGCGGCGGCCTGATCCTGCGCCGCGGCCACGAGCTCGAACAGGTGCTGCGGTTCTTCGACAAGGGCCGCTTCAAGGTGGTCGACTAG
- a CDS encoding DUF5671 domain-containing protein, whose protein sequence is MNLELLDFTRRALEQGLPRERISGALHDAGWSPADVNAALAAFAETDFPLPVPRPRPYLSAQEVFVYALMFTALYASAWNLGALVFRFIDLAVPDPARRVFHAVLMDGVRRNIAALVVAFPLFAFLLRHVHAAIDRDPTKRESRPRKWLTWLTLFIAAAALIGDVSALVYNVLGGELGARFLLKVATVAVIAGGTFGYFLADIRKDEAA, encoded by the coding sequence ATGAACCTCGAGCTTCTCGACTTCACCCGACGCGCCCTCGAACAGGGCCTGCCGCGCGAGCGGATCTCGGGGGCGCTGCATGACGCAGGCTGGAGCCCGGCGGACGTCAACGCCGCGCTCGCCGCCTTCGCCGAGACCGACTTTCCCCTGCCGGTGCCGCGGCCCAGGCCCTATCTCTCGGCGCAGGAGGTGTTCGTCTACGCCCTGATGTTCACCGCGCTCTACGCCAGCGCCTGGAACCTCGGCGCGCTGGTCTTCCGCTTCATCGACCTCGCGGTCCCTGACCCCGCGCGGCGGGTCTTCCACGCCGTGCTGATGGACGGCGTGCGGCGCAACATCGCGGCCCTGGTGGTCGCCTTCCCGCTGTTCGCCTTCCTCCTGCGTCACGTCCACGCGGCCATCGACCGCGACCCCACCAAGCGCGAGAGCCGGCCGCGCAAGTGGCTGACCTGGCTCACCCTGTTCATCGCCGCCGCGGCTCTGATCGGCGACGTCTCGGCCCTGGTCTACAACGTGCTCGGCGGCGAGCTCGGCGCGCGCTTCCTGCTGAAGGTGGCCACCGTGGCGGTCATCGCCGGCGGGACCTTCGGCTACTTCCTCGCCGACATCCGCAAGGACGAAGCCGCGTGA
- a CDS encoding penicillin-binding protein activator LpoB, with the protein MCKAVNLAAVVLAAAALAGTAEAREKLKPGASATVYKDTASPDAVKGIGTESQDIVSMADAMMRDLLTVPQLMNAAKPPRVIIDSKYFRNESSEIIDKSLITDRIRVNLNRAAGGRVMFIGREYAEMVELERDLKDSGKVDVGTTGRTRAQAGADYRLVGRIGTRDALDPRTGTASRFSQYTFELIDLEYGAIVWSNLYEFKKENRDDVVYR; encoded by the coding sequence GTGTGTAAAGCCGTGAACCTGGCCGCCGTCGTGCTGGCCGCCGCCGCCCTCGCCGGAACCGCCGAGGCGCGCGAGAAGCTGAAGCCCGGCGCCTCGGCCACCGTCTACAAGGACACGGCCTCGCCCGACGCGGTGAAGGGCATCGGCACGGAATCTCAGGACATCGTCTCCATGGCCGACGCCATGATGCGCGACCTGCTGACCGTCCCGCAGCTGATGAACGCGGCCAAGCCGCCGCGGGTGATCATCGATTCCAAGTACTTCCGGAACGAGAGCTCCGAGATCATCGACAAGTCGCTGATCACCGACCGCATCCGGGTGAACCTCAACCGCGCCGCCGGCGGCCGCGTCATGTTCATCGGCCGCGAGTACGCCGAGATGGTCGAGCTCGAGCGCGACCTGAAGGACAGCGGCAAGGTCGATGTCGGTACGACGGGACGCACCCGCGCCCAGGCCGGCGCCGACTACCGGCTGGTCGGCCGCATCGGCACGCGCGACGCCCTCGATCCGCGGACGGGCACGGCCTCGCGCTTCTCGCAGTACACCTTCGAACTCATCGACCTGGAATACGGCGCCATCGTCTGGTCGAACCTCTACGAGTTCAAGAAGGAGAACCGCGACGACGTCGTCTACCGGTGA
- a CDS encoding putative periplasmic lipoprotein, whose amino-acid sequence MTKTRLFRAAAAGAVLLSLAACATPEAPEGGVRIDQQNDIHPALNSVRVIDAGLARYAGARHEVKSVLDVEGVYLSTTPTGFRKVTVQIRNKTDVAIPIEARASWFDAAGVPTDAAQSWTRLFVQPQAMVTFEQVSARLPSTQYYVEIRGAQ is encoded by the coding sequence ATGACCAAGACCCGCCTCTTCCGAGCCGCCGCCGCAGGCGCCGTCCTCCTCTCGCTCGCCGCCTGCGCCACCCCCGAGGCCCCCGAGGGCGGAGTGCGCATCGACCAGCAGAACGACATCCACCCGGCGCTCAACTCGGTGCGCGTGATCGACGCCGGCCTCGCCCGCTACGCCGGCGCCCGCCACGAGGTGAAGAGCGTGTTGGACGTGGAGGGGGTCTACCTGTCCACGACGCCGACCGGGTTCCGGAAGGTCACGGTGCAGATCCGCAACAAGACCGACGTGGCGATCCCGATCGAGGCGCGCGCCTCCTGGTTCGACGCCGCCGGCGTGCCCACCGACGCGGCGCAGTCCTGGACCCGCCTCTTCGTCCAGCCGCAGGCCATGGTCACCTTCGAGCAGGTCTCCGCGCGCCTGCCGTCCACCCAGTACTACGTCGAGATCCGCGGCGCCCAATAG
- a CDS encoding Bax inhibitor-1/YccA family protein: MSDFNRGYARTIPADRADMSVDAGLRSFMLGVYNKMALGLLLSAVLAWLTADFAPVQQLLYVVSPEGRLVGFTGLGTIIRFLPLAVLIGAMFMRNPSPRSASIVYWSVVSAIGAGLGVWLLAYTGSSVALTFLITASAFGALSLFGYTTKKDLTGFGSFLIMGLWGLVIASLVGMFWHPAGFSFIISLLGVLIFSGLVAYDTQRLKMTYYALGGDTAGLGVATSYGALNLYLNFINLFQFLLQFMGNRR; this comes from the coding sequence ATGAGCGACTTCAACCGCGGCTACGCGCGCACGATCCCGGCGGATCGCGCCGACATGTCGGTTGACGCGGGTCTCCGCAGCTTCATGCTCGGCGTCTACAACAAGATGGCGCTGGGCCTCCTGCTCTCCGCAGTCCTGGCCTGGCTGACCGCCGACTTCGCGCCGGTCCAGCAACTGCTCTACGTGGTCAGCCCCGAAGGCCGCCTGGTCGGCTTCACGGGCCTGGGCACGATCATCCGCTTCCTGCCGCTGGCGGTGCTGATCGGGGCCATGTTCATGCGCAACCCGAGCCCGCGCTCGGCCAGCATCGTCTACTGGTCGGTGGTCTCCGCGATCGGCGCCGGACTCGGCGTCTGGCTGCTGGCCTACACCGGCTCGTCGGTGGCGCTGACCTTCCTGATCACCGCCTCGGCCTTCGGTGCGCTGAGCCTGTTCGGCTACACCACCAAGAAGGACCTGACCGGCTTCGGCAGCTTCCTGATCATGGGCCTGTGGGGCCTGGTGATCGCCTCGCTGGTCGGCATGTTCTGGCACCCGGCGGGCTTCAGCTTCATCATCAGCCTGCTGGGCGTGCTGATCTTCTCGGGCCTCGTCGCCTACGACACCCAGCGCCTGAAGATGACCTACTACGCCCTCGGCGGGGACACCGCCGGCCTCGGCGTGGCCACCAGCTACGGCGCGCTGAACCTCTACCTGAACTTCATCAACCTCTTCCAATTCCTGCTGCAGTTCATGGGCAACCGCCGCTGA